Proteins from a genomic interval of Candidatus Dormiibacterota bacterium:
- a CDS encoding NAD(+)/NADH kinase — MADAVGIVCHPRIDIGGAPVMEARRRLEAGGFRVWTYCATAEERPGALEGELDGTRLIVSIGGDGTLLWTAQQAAVAHIPVLGINAGRLGFLTQVQLGDEGKAFDRWSAGDFTLQRRALLEARVDGRVFLALNDVTVHKGIEINLIRIEAFVDGQPAGRFDADGVIVSTPTGSTGYALSLGGPIVHPDVRAIVFMPLNPHSLFNRPIVLPEGAQIAIRLPSASAILTCDGQQTVALHPGAEVRIAAPGLQVELVQFSGGRNFFELLRRKLRWGLPLTDGDE; from the coding sequence ATGGCTGACGCGGTTGGCATCGTTTGCCACCCACGCATCGACATTGGCGGTGCCCCGGTCATGGAGGCGCGCCGGCGGCTCGAAGCGGGGGGTTTTCGCGTCTGGACCTACTGCGCCACCGCCGAGGAGCGCCCCGGCGCGCTGGAGGGCGAGCTCGACGGCACGCGCTTGATCGTCAGCATCGGGGGTGACGGCACCTTGCTCTGGACCGCCCAGCAGGCGGCCGTTGCCCACATCCCGGTGCTCGGGATCAACGCCGGCCGCCTGGGCTTCCTGACGCAAGTCCAGCTCGGCGACGAGGGGAAGGCCTTCGATCGCTGGAGCGCCGGAGACTTCACGTTGCAGCGCCGAGCCCTGCTCGAGGCGCGGGTCGACGGCCGTGTCTTTCTCGCCCTCAACGACGTCACCGTGCACAAGGGGATCGAGATCAACCTGATCCGGATCGAGGCCTTCGTCGACGGCCAGCCGGCCGGCCGGTTCGATGCTGACGGCGTGATCGTTTCGACGCCGACCGGCTCGACCGGTTATGCCCTATCGCTGGGCGGGCCGATCGTGCATCCCGACGTACGGGCGATCGTCTTCATGCCGCTGAACCCCCACAGCCTGTTCAACCGCCCGATCGTGTTACCGGAAGGCGCACAGATCGCCATCCGGCTACCATCCGCCTCCGCGATCCTGACCTGCGACGGCCAGCAAACGGTCGCGCTCCACCCGGGGGCCGAGGTTCGAATCGCCGCGCCCGGTTTGCAGGTGGAACTGGTCCAGTTCAGTGGTGGGCGAAACTTCTTCGAGCTGCTTCGTCGAAAACTGCGGTGGGGCTTGCCGCTCACCGACGGCGACGAGTGA
- a CDS encoding TlyA family RNA methyltransferase, with protein MALMVEGRVRLDQVLVAQGLVPSRQRAQAMVRAGLVRVAGAVAERPDQMVDPSVSIGLDHARVYVSRGGDKLAAALDAFGIDPAGRVCLDVGASTGGFTDILLQRGAARVMAVDVGYGQLAWSLRQDPRVTVLERVNIRHLERLPIPADLAVIDVSFISLRLVLPRVRDLLSPPAEVVALVKPQFEVGKGALGKGGIVRDPEQHRRVLSELRQFAEESGYEVAGEIPSPILGAKGNREFLLHLRRNG; from the coding sequence ATGGCGCTGATGGTTGAAGGTCGCGTCCGCCTGGACCAGGTGCTCGTGGCGCAGGGACTCGTGCCGTCGAGGCAGCGTGCCCAGGCGATGGTACGCGCCGGCCTGGTGCGGGTGGCGGGCGCGGTGGCCGAGCGGCCGGACCAGATGGTCGACCCCAGTGTCAGCATCGGGTTGGACCACGCCAGGGTCTACGTCAGTCGTGGAGGCGACAAGCTGGCGGCCGCACTCGACGCCTTTGGCATCGACCCAGCGGGCCGAGTCTGCCTCGACGTCGGCGCGTCAACCGGGGGCTTTACGGACATCCTGCTGCAACGGGGCGCCGCGCGGGTGATGGCGGTCGACGTCGGCTACGGGCAGCTGGCCTGGAGCCTTCGCCAGGACCCACGGGTCACCGTCTTGGAACGGGTCAACATCCGGCACCTTGAGCGCTTGCCAATCCCGGCGGACCTGGCCGTGATCGACGTCTCCTTCATCTCCTTGCGGTTGGTGCTGCCGCGCGTGCGAGACCTGCTCAGCCCGCCCGCCGAGGTCGTGGCCCTGGTCAAGCCGCAGTTCGAGGTGGGGAAGGGCGCGCTGGGAAAGGGTGGCATTGTGCGCGACCCCGAACAGCATCGCCGAGTTCTGAGCGAGCTCCGGCAATTTGCCGAGGAGAGCGGATACGAGGTCGCCGGGGAGATCCCCTCGCCGATCCTGGGCGCGAAGGGCAACCGCGAGTTCCTGCTGCATTTGAGGCGAAATGGCTGA
- a CDS encoding divergent PAP2 family protein: MTLLRNPYFVVPLIAWGIAQVAKVIFDSVLLHRFSVRRLATAGGMPSSHSALVVSLTTIVGRLEGVQSAIFAVCLIFASVVMYDATGVRRAAGQQAMILNRLIDDLFIAHQGIRQERLRELLGHTPIEVIAGALLGIIVGLGIWR, translated from the coding sequence GTGACGCTGCTCCGAAACCCGTATTTCGTCGTTCCCCTGATCGCATGGGGAATCGCCCAGGTGGCTAAGGTCATCTTCGACTCCGTCCTGCTGCACCGGTTCAGCGTGCGGCGTTTGGCCACCGCGGGCGGGATGCCCAGTTCGCACAGCGCGCTGGTCGTCTCTCTGACGACGATCGTCGGCCGGCTGGAGGGGGTGCAATCGGCGATCTTTGCGGTCTGCTTGATCTTCGCCAGCGTTGTCATGTACGACGCCACCGGCGTGCGGCGGGCGGCCGGCCAGCAGGCCATGATCCTCAATCGGCTGATCGATGACCTCTTCATCGCGCATCAGGGCATCCGCCAGGAGCGGCTGCGCGAGCTGCTCGGCCACACACCGATCGAGGTGATCGCCGGCGCCCTGCTCGGGATTATTGTCGGGCTGGGAATATGGCGCTGA
- the xseB gene encoding exodeoxyribonuclease VII small subunit, which translates to MISNDDVGHMDYEMAAAELERTVQQLGKEQEDLAESVRSFERGLALARRCARLLDDAERRLKELAPTGERQPGP; encoded by the coding sequence GTGATCTCGAACGACGACGTCGGTCATATGGATTACGAGATGGCCGCCGCCGAGCTGGAGCGAACGGTTCAGCAGCTGGGGAAGGAGCAGGAGGATCTCGCGGAGTCGGTGCGCAGCTTCGAGCGCGGCCTGGCGCTGGCGCGGCGCTGCGCCCGACTGCTCGATGATGCCGAGCGGCGACTGAAAGAGCTGGCGCCCACCGGTGAGCGTCAACCGGGTCCGTGA
- the nusB gene encoding transcription antitermination factor NusB, protein MGRRHLARELALKVLFELESDGGDAERSLQYHVAESRADAEVADFARTLIQGVRDHQAEIDAQLKEASSNWGLDQMAKVERTLLRIASFEILYLPSVPLKAAINESIELAKTFGGPDSGKFVNGILGRIAADAEIRKHPVDTKSQGAQ, encoded by the coding sequence GTGGGACGGCGCCACCTGGCCCGCGAGCTCGCGCTCAAGGTCCTGTTCGAGCTCGAGAGCGACGGCGGCGATGCGGAACGGTCGCTTCAATACCATGTTGCGGAGTCGCGCGCCGATGCCGAGGTGGCGGATTTTGCCCGAACCCTGATCCAGGGCGTGCGGGACCATCAGGCAGAGATCGATGCCCAGCTGAAGGAGGCCTCAAGCAACTGGGGCCTCGATCAGATGGCGAAGGTGGAACGAACCTTGTTGCGAATCGCCAGCTTCGAGATTCTCTACCTCCCCAGTGTTCCGCTGAAGGCGGCCATCAACGAGTCGATCGAGCTGGCCAAGACCTTCGGCGGCCCCGACTCCGGCAAGTTCGTCAACGGCATCCTCGGCCGGATCGCTGCCGACGCCGAGATCCGCAAGCATCCCGTCGACACCAAGTCCCAGGGGGCTCAGTGA
- a CDS encoding Asp23/Gls24 family envelope stress response protein: protein MPDRPLGSVKVANEVIAHIASLTASQVQGIVGMYQAKARDGHRVLPAGSSHKGVRVDMGNDALNLELFVIVDHSANVPTVAAEVQRQVADAIDKMLGLEVRQVNVFVGDVRFPEDA from the coding sequence ATGCCGGACCGTCCGCTCGGCTCCGTCAAGGTGGCCAACGAGGTCATCGCCCACATTGCCTCGCTGACCGCCAGCCAGGTGCAGGGCATCGTTGGTATGTACCAGGCGAAAGCCCGAGACGGTCATCGCGTCCTGCCGGCTGGCAGCTCGCACAAGGGCGTTCGGGTCGATATGGGCAACGACGCACTGAATCTCGAGCTGTTCGTGATCGTCGATCACTCTGCCAACGTCCCGACGGTCGCGGCGGAGGTGCAGCGGCAGGTGGCGGATGCGATTGACAAGATGCTGGGTCTCGAAGTCCGCCAGGTCAACGTCTTCGTCGGGGACGTGAGGTTCCCCGAAGACGCCTAG
- the efp gene encoding elongation factor P, whose protein sequence is MVNPSDFRNGMTIEWEGELWTVLEFQQGQNARGDTFFRTKLRNVRSGSIIDQKFRDKDRFARARIEKVAMQYLYSDGDRHFFMDLASYDQLPLGDDQLGDALKYLKESSSIEVLMYEGRPLGIELPTTVDLKVTDTSPGFKGDTAAGGGKPATVETGLILNVPFFVNEGDVIRVDTRTGAYVERV, encoded by the coding sequence ATGGTCAACCCCAGTGATTTCCGAAACGGCATGACGATCGAGTGGGAGGGCGAGCTCTGGACCGTGCTCGAGTTCCAGCAGGGCCAGAACGCCCGCGGCGACACCTTTTTTCGCACCAAGCTGCGCAATGTCCGCAGCGGGTCGATCATCGACCAGAAGTTCCGTGACAAGGATCGCTTCGCCCGCGCGAGGATCGAGAAGGTGGCCATGCAGTACCTTTACAGCGACGGTGACCGCCACTTTTTCATGGACCTGGCGAGCTACGATCAGCTCCCGCTTGGCGATGACCAGTTGGGCGATGCCTTGAAGTACCTGAAGGAGAGTTCCTCAATCGAGGTCCTAATGTACGAGGGCCGGCCGCTGGGCATCGAGCTACCCACCACGGTCGATCTCAAGGTGACGGACACCTCGCCTGGATTCAAGGGCGACACCGCGGCCGGCGGTGGGAAGCCGGCGACGGTGGAGACCGGGCTGATCCTGAACGTCCCCTTCTTTGTCAACGAGGGCGACGTCATCCGCGTCGATACCCGCACCGGCGCCTACGTGGAGCGGGTCTGA
- a CDS encoding PH domain-containing protein yields the protein MNARDLLPGERILASSSRHWVVLLRPIATTILAVAIVLVILALLPISGELRLLLMLGAILVGLGILNLYYWGWRAHEYVLTDQRVIINEGIVSTVSRSIAIDRIQDLTTFQGLWGRTWGFGDIELESAGREGAELLSTVPRPQQLRNAIFSQIEARRRQGGSANP from the coding sequence ATGAACGCCCGCGACCTGCTTCCCGGCGAACGGATCCTGGCGAGCTCGTCTCGACACTGGGTCGTCCTCCTGCGCCCGATTGCCACCACAATCCTGGCGGTGGCCATCGTGCTGGTGATCCTGGCGCTGCTGCCGATCTCGGGCGAGCTGCGCCTGCTGCTGATGCTCGGCGCGATCCTGGTCGGGTTAGGGATCCTCAACCTCTATTACTGGGGCTGGCGGGCTCACGAGTACGTCCTCACCGACCAGCGCGTCATCATCAACGAGGGCATCGTGTCCACGGTCTCCCGCTCGATCGCGATCGACCGGATCCAGGATCTCACCACTTTCCAGGGCCTCTGGGGCCGGACCTGGGGCTTCGGCGATATCGAGCTCGAGTCCGCCGGGCGGGAGGGCGCCGAACTGCTCAGCACGGTGCCGCGCCCGCAACAGCTTCGGAACGCAATCTTCAGTCAGATCGAGGCTCGCCGCCGTCAGGGGGGTTCAGCGAACCCTTAG
- a CDS encoding prepilin peptidase produces MRHLLLALGWAVVGAGVGVGLNYLSRWLARIEEIEFRQSVRESLLMPALAAALFFVFALQLGVQPLLFIDSVYVVVLVQVLGFDLKTRYILDLVMFPSWVIAFALAFVTPWTPALTWPWPDWRTAPVAALIAGGVFLLLFFGGQLAFGAEAFGFGDVKLAVFIGMATGLSNLRMAHALLDGVLLGGFVAIILLITRIRSFKDAVPYGPFLVLGTLFVLYSQAP; encoded by the coding sequence GTGAGGCACCTGCTGCTCGCGCTCGGCTGGGCCGTTGTCGGCGCCGGCGTCGGTGTCGGACTGAACTACCTGTCCCGCTGGTTGGCTCGGATCGAGGAGATCGAGTTCCGGCAGTCCGTCCGCGAGTCGTTGCTGATGCCCGCGCTGGCCGCGGCGCTCTTCTTCGTGTTCGCGCTCCAACTGGGTGTCCAGCCGCTCCTATTCATCGACTCGGTCTACGTCGTCGTGCTGGTGCAGGTGCTGGGGTTCGACCTGAAGACCCGCTACATCCTCGATCTCGTGATGTTCCCCAGCTGGGTGATCGCTTTTGCCCTCGCCTTCGTCACGCCCTGGACGCCTGCCCTGACCTGGCCATGGCCCGACTGGCGAACTGCCCCGGTAGCCGCGCTGATCGCGGGCGGCGTCTTCCTGCTCCTTTTTTTCGGCGGCCAGCTGGCCTTTGGGGCCGAGGCATTCGGCTTCGGTGATGTCAAGCTCGCGGTCTTCATTGGGATGGCGACCGGGCTCTCGAACCTTCGCATGGCCCATGCTCTCCTCGACGGGGTCCTCCTGGGCGGGTTTGTCGCGATAATTCTGCTCATCACCCGCATCCGGAGCTTCAAGGACGCCGTCCCCTATGGACCGTTCCTCGTGCTCGGAACGCTGTTCGTCCTCTACAGTCAGGCCCCATGA